A window of the Juglans microcarpa x Juglans regia isolate MS1-56 chromosome 5D, Jm3101_v1.0, whole genome shotgun sequence genome harbors these coding sequences:
- the LOC121266222 gene encoding photosystem I reaction center subunit psaK, chloroplastic-like, producing MVTTVILPQYSGLRPKIPVSPHVRSLVAIQPMRRKGKGALGARCDFIGSPTNLIIVASTSLMLFAGRFGLAPSANRKATAGLKLEVRDSGLQTGDPAGFTLACGTVGHVIGVGVVLGLKNMGAL from the exons AGTACAGTGGGCTAAGACCCAAAATTCCAGTATCTCCTCATGTCCGAAGCCT GGTAGCAATTCAACCAATGAGACGTAAGGGAAAGGGAGCTTTGGGTGCTCGATGTGATTTCATTGGCTCACCCACTAATTTG ATAATTGTGGCATCAACAAGCCTGATGCTATTTGCAGGAAGGTTTGGGTTGGCACCATCGGCAAACAGGAAGGCCACGGCAGGACTAAAGCTTGAAGTAAGGGACTCGGGGCTGCAGACGGGTGACCCAGCTGGTTTCACCCTTGCATGTGGAACTGTTGGTCATGTTATTGGGGTTGGGGTCGTTCTTGGCCTTAAGAACATGGGTGccctgtaa